From the Desulfarculaceae bacterium genome, one window contains:
- a CDS encoding glycosyltransferase family 2 protein — MLLSVVMPVFNEEKFLREIIRQVQAVDLGDLERELVLVDDCSVDASWQIAQELEGAVSVDESLKPFDRPIRIFRHAVNQGKGAALRTGFSKASGELIIIQDADLEYDPEDYLKLLAPVLKGKADVVYGSRFTGERRNMFFHHWIGNRFLTLVTNVLFNTTLSDMETCYKLFKREALEGIVIKSDRFNFEPEITAKILKKGIRIYEVPISYSGREFEEGKKITWRDGFVALWCLVKFRFTD, encoded by the coding sequence GTGCTTTTAAGCGTGGTGATGCCGGTTTTCAACGAGGAAAAGTTCCTGCGCGAGATCATCCGCCAGGTGCAGGCGGTGGACCTGGGCGATCTGGAGCGCGAGCTGGTGCTCGTGGACGATTGCTCGGTGGACGCCTCTTGGCAGATCGCCCAGGAGCTGGAGGGCGCCGTTTCGGTGGACGAGTCCCTCAAGCCCTTCGACCGCCCCATCCGGATATTTCGCCACGCGGTGAACCAGGGCAAGGGCGCGGCCCTGCGCACCGGGTTCAGCAAGGCGTCCGGCGAACTGATCATCATTCAGGACGCGGACCTGGAATACGACCCCGAGGACTACCTCAAGCTCCTGGCTCCGGTACTCAAGGGCAAAGCCGATGTGGTATACGGCTCGCGTTTCACCGGCGAGCGGCGCAACATGTTCTTCCACCACTGGATCGGCAACCGCTTTTTGACCCTGGTCACCAACGTGTTGTTCAACACCACCCTGAGCGACATGGAGACCTGCTACAAGCTGTTCAAGCGCGAGGCCCTGGAGGGCATCGTGATCAAGAGCGACCGCTTCAACTTCGAGCCCGAGATCACGGCCAAGATACTCAAAAAGGGCATCCGCATCTACGAGGTGCCCATCTCCTACAGCGGCCGCGAGTTCGAGGAGGGCAAGAAGATCACCTGGCGCGACGGCTTCGTGGCCCTCTGGTGCCTGGTCAAGTTCCGCTTCACCGACTAG